taaaatataatatgtatattttttatcctattaaggaaaaaaaaaaaaaaaaatgaaattttCCCTTTGTGTTCatattacaaataaatattttatatttggttattttttcacatatatatattaaaaaagaaatatgttataaagaaaattatataaacattcTCTAAATGGGtataatattgtttttcatcttaataaaaattattttttctctttatttatatatatatataatatatatatgtgaataTCTTTCTTATTGCTCATCTATAATTAacattaatttttttttatcgttccaataaaaatacatatatatatatatatatacatatatatatatatatatattatatacatggttatatacttataaataaaatattattttttaaatatccttaaaaaaaaaataaaaataaaataaagaataaaataatatatatatattaataattatttaatgaaaatatgaaattcatataataaattaaagaaaaGTATATACTCATggaattattatatatataatatatatatatatatatatatatttaatataatatgatggaaaagtaaaatttcctttatttttaaaattagaaaggaaaaaaaaaaaaaaaaaatttagttatgtatatatatttatatatatatatttcatttcatttgaatattatgaaaatttaaTGAAGTTTGGAAATGTCATCGAATTATAggaattataaaaataatcatgATAGTTATTGTAAAGAAAATGATTATaggaataataataatgataaagagaaaagtaaaataaagaagaataATCGAGATGTCTTTGAAAGGGAAAGAAATCAAAGCGTcatagataataataaaaatatgtttgaaaaaaataaatataattctaGAGATTATATggataaaaaatatgacaACAAgtataacaaaaaatatgatgataagtatgataaaaaatgtgatgataaatatgataaaaaatgtGACGATAAGtatcataaaaattatgatgaaagatataataaaaattacGATGACAAGcatgataaaaattatgatgaaagatataataaaaattacGATGACAAGcatgataaaaattatgatgaaagatataacaaaaattaCGATGATAAGtatgataaaaattatgatgacaagtatgataaaaaatatgacaAAAGATATGATGAcaaatatgataaaaaatatcaagataagaaagataataaatatcataaaggaaagagaaaatatgatgaaaGGAAACATAGTTACCTAAGTCAAGAAAAAGATTATAATAGAAGAAATAATTCAGAAActtatgataaatataaagaatgTAACATTGAAAAGAATAATCAACATACTAAAATAATGAACCATTATAATCACAACAATAgtttatataacaaaattgaatatagaaaaaagaGATCCGTTGCTAAAAGTAAAGAAGAGGAAAGAAATAAATCAGGAGAAGATTTAAGTGAAGATGACCAGAATAAAGATTATTCATCTGCTTCAGAAagtaatttttataaatataagaaaagaaagaatAACACATACGAATATAAAGATGATAAAGATTATACATCTTATGATAATAAGTTTAGAAAAATTCGAAATATAGATGATATATTAGAAATGAAACcaaatattttgttatccagatttatatttatatacaagTTAGTTGATAATATTTCAGAAGATGAAATAGATGAGCTAATTAGAAATATATCCATAAATAATGCTTTTTCTTTACCggttaatatatatataaataaattatcctttttttcaataaaagatgaattatttgtaaaagaaaatttagagtttttaaaaaataattcatattttaatataatacaacaaaaaattcaatctaattttttattagaGAATAGAATAAATGATGATCAATGTTGTATTATAGAATTCCCTTCGAATGAAGCATCTGGCAAATTATTTTCACTTtatgaaaaagataattgtattgaaataaaaaataatatatcttatatattCCCCTTAttcaaattaaaaaataaagggAAAAATGTTGAAGAAAAAACAGTTCCTAATAAAGTAAGTGATTGGTATTGTTCAGCTTGTAATTTCTTAAACTTCTCTAGAAGAACAGCTTGTCACTTTTGCAAAGCTCCCAAAACAAGTGATGCAAAATTAGTAGACAAAGAAACTAGTACCATTAgtacatttataaaaaataatataaaccatcaagaaaataatttatatttaataaataataaaaatttatataataatatacatgtTGATAAAGGTACATATAATCATATCATGTCTGATACTTTGAATATGCAAAATGCATATGTATATAACAATATGGagaataattatgaaaatattttgaacgatacttataaaaatacaaacaataatattagtaataataataatgataatatttataataaggGGAATGAAAATAACCATTTAAAATTgtcaaataataatatattctattCATATAACCCATTTCACAAATTTAAAGATTCTCataattttgaaaatattaataaagaGATAATATGTGATGATCAAAATAGTAATATGcttattttaaaaaatatggatgGAAATATACTAATTAAAGATTTCATacaatttttaaatgtaaCATTTGATAAGAATGAGGTAAgttgtatttatttattcaatGATATTAAAGGTTctgttaaaaaaaaagggtTTTGCTTTATtgaattttataatataaatatggcaaaaaagataatgaataatatggaaaataattattatcttaATTTTCAAGATAACTATTTAAAATTAGATTATgtatatgaaaaagaaaaacaatatttttttaattgtatTCAAATGGCCAAACTCGATATAAGTAAAAGCTCAGCTACAAttgttaaaaataatattccgtattttaatttttttgttaattattttgaaGCAGTAGTACATATGAATATACTTTATTATACTTATTTCTTGATGTGGTCTTCacaaattattattctaaaaaatggaaaacCTGAATTATCCGAGTTTTTCTTTGATTACAATAgtcaatattattatcacaCTTTGTAtcaattatattttgataataatacaaaatattatatgtcTCTCTCAAAAGGTTATTATATTTGGGAAGAGAATTTAAAATGCCTGATTAGAGTTTATTTGGATAATCTTGGTGAATATtcatatgaaaaagaagatTATGATAAGAGGTTTTCTTCAATGGATGCATCGAAAAATAAGGAGCACAAAGAAACCCACCAACAAGTACCTATAAATGGTGATAATAAACATGATAATatcaataataataatacaagTAATGGTCATATTCTGGAAGAGAAGGCATGTAATTATAACATagaaaaggaaaatgaaaaaaaaaataacaatgAAAAGGTTATACTAAACAAAATTTCGTCATTTGTAGAAAAAGCAAAAGAAATAGCTCTGGCCtccaaaaaaaacattGAACAAATGAACATGAATGAAAATAACTTATCTATtttggaaaaaaaaaataaagaaattataaaaaaacattttacCACAGATTCGGCAGATGATGAGGATGAAGAAGATGATGAAGGTAATGATAACAATGACGATTATGAGAAGGGAGACAATAACGAAGGATTGAATAAAGgaacaataaaaaataaagataatatatcaGATACTAATATAATTGAAGAGCAAAGTCATGATGATTGTAATAATAAGCAGCGTattgataattttttaaataatgattataaaaaaaatgtgaaACCTTctgataatatattaaataatattaataataataatgatatgaaAAAGAGATACACgaatatatcaaataattcttttaatcattcaaatatttataacaataataatgaacatataaataataatggtgaaaaagatattataaGCGAACAATCAgataataacataaatatttgttttatttgcttgagaaaatttttaaatgaagaaatgCTTCAACGACATATTGATGTTTCAAATTtgcataaaaaaaatgtagaaATTCTTTCAGATCCTGTATTAAgtaattaaatatatgataatttttttttttttttttttttaaatatatataaattattgATTAATGAATTATATTGCATTGATATAAAATAGCATATGTTCATGTGGATATTCctctttttcatttctttttgcttatcgtttttttttttttttttttgtttatatatatatatatatatatatcatataaaagctatataaaaacaaaatatatattttacatatgtataaaatattattacgatatatattaaatatattatattttttttaattcattttgCCATTCATAAATTAggaaatataattaatttaatttctttCTTAATTATAAcgtatttattttattttttaattataacttatttattttgttttttttaattatacCTCATTatcttataatttttttttttttaatttatttaataaaaattgtgTTCTtgtataaatgtaaattttatattatttcttttttttttttttttttttttttgttttcaAAAGATTTTTCACATactaataaaatatacttaaatgtattatataatacatatagaagtatattattttgattataaagaaaaacacatatatatgtataatatatatatatatatatatatatatatactatatatGTTGACATGTCATATTTCAGTAATTTCCCCCATTATATTAAGATATAATACTTGTGATtgcatataatattttaaaaaaaaaaaaattctgATTATAGAAATATAGTTATATCTTCTATTTATAATTCCATATTGTaagttataaaaatatatatatatatatatatattttttttgcaaaagagataaatatattcaatatgatgtacatatatacacatGATCATAAAAATGGAGAAAAATGAGGAGAATACTAAGAAAGATGACATAATAAAAGATGAAGAGGTTGTTAAaaatcatttaattttaataattgaTGTAAATTTGTTAATATGGTGTGAGGGAGTTCAAATAAAAtttgaaaataatgttATCAGAACATTAAAATTACatgaatttttaaaatcCGTTTTTCAATTTATTCGTTTTTATTGCATAATGTGTAATTCTGAAAGAATATGCATTATATCTACTTGTAGTAATAATTGTAAAATcatatatgaaaattatatatcttttgCTAAAAACAATTTAACGGAAAAGGATTTTTGTAGTGATACATATGATAAGTTAGTTGATTttattaatgaaaataagaaagaaaaaaagagtGAAAGCGCATTATCATCAGCCTTAACAATTGCtttatgttataataatagaatacgtaatttatatgaaaatattaatactagattatttttattagatatatcaaaaagtcattattatacaaatcAATATACACAATTAATGAATATTGCATATAATGCTAAAcgaaataatattataatagaTGTTTTCTCTCTTAATTATAAAACACAAATTCTGGAAcaaatatgtaatataacCAACGGATTATATTTAGATAATACTATATTTCAAAGTATTAACCCTTATGGTAATATTCAAGATATATTAACTCAGACAATAATCTTTTGGTTCCTACCTTCTGTTAATACTAGAAAATACTTTTCAAATACCTATCTAAATGAGGATACAAATATAGCTGTCTGTACATGCCATAATAAGCAAATTGATATAGcttatatatgttcatgCTGTTTGGCTATATATTGTTCAGAAAAAAACTTACAAACAAATAAGGATAGATTATCTTGCGCTATCTGCAAAACAAGATTTACTAAGTCCCTTCTGAGGAATAAACATGTTTCAGACCTAGatttttcatttatgtAGCTtgtacatttttaaaaaatgacTAAGAAaggaatattttttttaagacatttccaataaataaaaggaaataaattaaaaaaaatatatatacatatatatatatatatatatatatatattgcaaattatttcatttttttttttttgcttt
The genomic region above belongs to Plasmodium reichenowi strain SY57 chromosome 13, whole genome shotgun sequence and contains:
- a CDS encoding RNA polymerase II transcription factor B subunit 4, putative, yielding MIIKMEKNEENTKKDDIIKDEEVVKNHLILIIDVNLLIWCEGVQIKFENNVIRTLKLHEFLKSVFQFIRFYCIMCNSERICIISTCSNNCKIIYENYISFAKNNLTEKDFCSDTYDKLVDFINENKKEKKSESALSSALTIALCYNNRIRNLYENINTRLFLLDISKSHYYTNQYTQLMNIAYNAKRNNIIIDVFSLNYKTQILEQICNITNGLYLDNTIFQSINPYGNIQDILTQTIIFWFLPSVNTRKYFSNTYLNEDTNIAVCTCHNKQIDIAYICSCCLAIYCSEKNLQTNKDRLSCAICKTRFTKSLLRNKHVSDLDFSFM
- a CDS encoding Ran-binding protein, putative (Possible contamination with P. gaboni reads), with the protein product MSSNYRNYKNNHDSYCKENDYRNNNNDKEKSKIKKNNRDVFERERNQSVIDNNKNMFEKNKYNSRDYMDKKYDNKYNKKYDDKYDKKCDDKYDKKCDDKYHKNYDERYNKNYDDKHDKNYDERYNKNYDDKHDKNYDERYNKNYDDKYDKNYDDKYDKKYDKRYDDKYDKKYQDKKDNKYHKGKRKYDERKHSYLSQEKDYNRRNNSETYDKYKECNIEKNNQHTKIMNHYNHNNSLYNKIEYRKKRSVAKSKEEERNKSGEDLSEDDQNKDYSSASESNFYKYKKRKNNTYEYKDDKDYTSYDNKFRKIRNIDDILEMKPNILLSRFIFIYKLVDNISEDEIDELIRNISINNAFSLPVNIYINKLSFFSIKDELFVKENLEFLKNNSYFNIIQQKIQSNFLLENRINDDQCCIIEFPSNEASGKLFSLYEKDNCIEIKNNISYIFPLFKLKNKGKNVEEKTVPNKVSDWYCSACNFLNFSRRTACHFCKAPKTSDAKLVDKETSTISTFIKNNINHQENNLYLINNKNLYNNIHVDKGTYNHIMSDTLNMQNAYVYNNMENNYENILNDTYKNTNNNISNNNNDNIYNKGNENNHLKLSNNNIFYSYNPFHKFKDSHNFENINKEIICDDQNSNMLILKNMDGNILIKDFIQFLNVTFDKNEVSCIYLFNDIKGSVKKKGFCFIEFYNINMAKKIMNNMENNYYLNFQDNYLKLDYVYEKEKQYFFNCIQMAKLDISKSSATIVKNNIPYFNFFVNYFEAVVHMNILYYTYFLMWSSQIIILKNGKPELSEFFFDYNSQYYYHTLYQLYFDNNTKYYMSLSKGYYIWEENLKCLIRVYLDNLGEYSYEKEDYDKRFSSMDASKNKEHKETHQQVPINGDNKHDNINNNNTSNGHILEEKACNYNIEKENEKKNNNEKVILNKISSFVEKAKEIALASKKNIEQMNMNENNLSILEKKNKEIIKKHFTTDSADDEDEEDDEGNDNNDDYEKGDNNEGLNKGTIKNKDNISDTNIIEEQSHDDCNNKQRIDNFLNNDYKKNVKPSDNILNNINNNNDMKKRYTNISNNSFNHSNIYNNNNEHINNNGEKDIISEQSDNNINICFICLRKFLNEEMLQRHIDVSNLHKKNVEILSDPVLSN